A window of Saccharomyces paradoxus chromosome XI, complete sequence contains these coding sequences:
- the HSL1 gene encoding protein kinase HSL1 (Nim1p-related protein kinase~similar to YKL101W), whose translation MTGHVSKSSQVPKGRPSSLAKKAAKRAMAKVNSNPKRASAHLERVVQSVNDATKRLSQPESTVSVATKSSKRKSRDTVGPWKLGKTLGKGSSGRVRLAKNMETGQLAAIKIVPKRKALVHCSNNGTVPNSYSSSMVTSNVSSPSIASREHSNRSQTNPYGIEREIVIMKLISHTNVMALFEVWENKSELYLVLEYVDGGELFDYLVSKGKLPEREAIHYFKQIVEGVSYCHSFNICHRDLKPENLLLDKKNRRIKIADFGMAALELPNKLLKTSCGSPHYASPEIVMGRPYHGGPSDVWSCGIVLFALLTGHLPFNDDNIKKLLLKVQSGKYQMPSNLSPEARDLISKILVIDPKKRITTQEILKHPLIKKYDDLPVNKMLRKMRKDNMARGKSNSDLHLLNNVSPSVVTLHSKSEIDESILRSLQILWHGVSRELITAKLLQKPMSEEKLFYSLLLQYKQRHSISLSSLSENKKSVKESIINEPKTEYTSEISNIINVRSDNDVKTLHSPEIHSGRASELSRNNTITSINPKVNAPVLTQKSQFSINTLSQPRNNKPEAESVTLPPAIPIFNASSSRVFRNSYSSISSRSKRSLRLSNSRLSLSASTSRETVHNNEMPPPQLPKSPSRYSLSGKAIHVSPSNKSIHKSLSRMNIAPTATVRRTLQNSASKRSLYSLQSISKRSLNLNDLLVFDDPLPSKIPGSENLDKSEPHSLESDSDFEILCDQILFGNALDKILEEEEDNERDSDTPRQRRNDIKTATDTVTISGSSMDKENEGPEYPTKTEKKSFNMSYKPSEEMSGISSFSIFQEENTLTSSYLEEQKPKRAALSDITNSFNKTNKQFFKNQGMRMEKKIHKEQPLKKNDRSPPLRPAQPQELRVHSLPNDQGKASLSLDPRRNVSQPVNSKVESLLQGLKLKKESPSHWTHERGSLFMSGDAEDEKPVKTSDDSIESSYGHFTTVATSSRDPSVLAESSTIQKPLLSLPSSFLNTSMTFKNLSQILADDGDDRHLSVPHNQSRSVAMSHPLRKQSAKISLTPRSNLNANLSVKRNQGSPGSYLSNDLDGISDMTFAMEIPTNTFTAQAIQLMNNDMGNNKPSASPKVSSFSKGKGIKQADYVTKEKGVDNSETNHIPDYTVPNTYDEKAINIFEDAPSDEGSLNTSSESDSQASVHRKAVSIDTLATTNVLTPATNVRVSLYWNNNNSGIPRETTEEILSKLRLSPEKPPNPYVQKRFSSARGSRDSNALGISQSLQSMFKDLEEDQDEHTSQADMLESSMIYPNRRQSEESANPKQRVTMLFDEEEEESKKVGGGKRKEEQTRLGSSIAEEPSQLVLPVVQKKDNADITENINLKVPKALSQIKATKDIAMKSGPPAHTKTPVNTVKSAKKFEVEEAPANDKKNWFVKLFQNFSSHNNATKASKNHVTNISFDDAHMLTLNEFNKNSIDYQLKNLDHKFGRKVVEYDCKFVKGNFKFKIKISSSPNASTVITVKKRSKHSNPTSSKAFEKFNNDVERVILNAGRS comes from the coding sequence ATGACTGGCCatgtttcaaaatctaGCCAGGTACCTAAAGGCCGCCCGTCCTCGTTGGCGAAGAAGGCAGCTAAAAGGGCTATGGCCAAAGTGAATTCGAATCCAAAAAGAGCGTCGGCGCATTTGGAGCGTGTGGTGCAATCTGTGAACGATGCCACTAAAAGATTGTCCCAGCCCGAATCTACAGTAAGTGTTGCTACAAAATcatcaaagagaaaatcCAGAGACACGGTAGGTCCTTGGAAACTTGGCAAAACATTAGGGAAGGGATCTTCCGGTAGAGTTCGTTTGGCTAAAAATATGGAAACAGGGCAATTAGCTGCCATTAAGATTGTGCCCAAGAGGAAAGCCCTCGTTCATTGTTCTAATAACGGGACCGTTCCTAATTCTTACTCTTCTTCCATGGTGACTTCCAATGTATCCTCTCCCTCAATAGCATCCAGGGAACATAGTAATCGTTCTCAGACTAATCCATATGGTATAGAGAGAGAGATAGTGATTATGAAATTAATTTCTCACACAAACGTAATGGCGTTGTTTGAAGTTTGGGAGAACAAATCAGAGTTGTACTTAGTGTTAGAATATGTCGATGGTGGTGAATTGTTCGATTATTTGGTCTCGAAGGGGAAGCTACCTGAAAGAGAGGCTATCCATTATTTCAAGCAGATAGTGGAGGGTGTTTCTTATTGTCATTCTTTCAACATATGCCATCGTGACCTGAAGCCTGAAAATTTATTGTTagataaaaagaatagGAGAATCAAAATTGCTGATTTCGGTATGGCAGCTTTAGAGCTTCCTaacaaacttttgaaaacttcatGTGGTTCTCCACACTATGCTTCTCCTGAAATCGTTATGGGAAGACCATATCATGGTGGTCCGAGCGATGTCTGGTCCTGCGGTATCGTTCTATTTGCACTACTGACCGGTCATTTACCGTtcaatgatgataatatcAAGAAGTTGCTGTTGAAAGTTCAGTCtggaaaatatcaaatgcCCTCGAATTTATCTCCTGAGGCTCGTGATttgatatcaaaaatactgGTAATTgacccaaaaaaaagaattacTACCCAAGAGATATTGAAACACCCTCTGATCAAGAAATATGATGATCTCCCGGTTAATAAAATGCTCAGAAAAATGAGGAAGGATAACATGGCGAGAGGTAAATCCAACTCAGACTTACATTTGTTAAATAATGTCTCGCCCTCTGTTGTAACTTTACATTCAAAAAGCGAAATTGATGAATCGATTTTAAGGAGTTTGCAGATTTTGTGGCATGGAGTTTCTCGTGAACTAATCACTGCTAAGTTGCTTCAAAAGCCAATGTCggaagaaaaactattcTACTCATTGTTATTGCAGTATAAACAGCGTCACTCAATATCATTGTCCTCGTTAAGcgagaataaaaaatcgGTAAAGGAAAGTATCATAAATGAACCAAAAACAGAGTATACATCCGAAATTTCCAATATCATAAACGTAAGGAGCGACAATGATGTGAAAACTTTACACTCTCCAGAAATTCATTCCGGACGTGCTTCAGAATTAAGTCGAAACAACACCATTACAAGCATTAATCCAAAAGTTAACGCCCCTGTGTTGACACAAAAATCACAGTTTAGTATCAATACGCTCAGTCAACCAAGAAATAATAAGCCCGAAGCTGAATCTGTAACATTACCACCTGCTATTCCCATATTCAATGCTTCGTCATCAAGGGTTTTCCGTAACTCATATTCTTCTATTTCATCACGTTCGAAAAGATCCCTACGTTTATCAAATTCCAGATTATCATTGTCCGCTTCGACTTCTAGAGAAACTGTGCATAATAACGAGATGCCTCCGCCTCAACTGCCGAAATCGCCTTCAAGGTATTCGTTGTCAGGAAAGGCAATCCACGTCTCTCCATCTAATAAATCAATACATAAATCGCTTTCAAGGATGAACATAGCCCCAACTGCTACTGTTAGAAGAACGTTACAAAATTCAGCTTCGAAGAGATCGTTATACTCATTACAGTCAATTTCAAAACGTTCCCTAAACTTGAATGATTTATTAGTCTTCGACGATCCTCTCCCCAGTAAGATACCGGGGTCTGAAAATCTGGATAAATCAGAACCTCACTCGTTGGAATCAGACTCTGACTTTGAGATATTATGTGACCAAATCTTATTTGGAAACGCTTTAGATAAAATTCtagaagaggaagaggacAACGAAAGAGACAGTGATACGCCAAGACAGAGGCGTAACGATATAAAAACCGCGACAGATACCGTTACAATCTCTGGGTCATCTATGgataaggaaaatgaagGCCCGGAGTATCCAACCAagactgaaaaaaaatcattcaaTATGTCGTATAAACCATCAGAGGAGATGTCAGGaatctcttcattttctatCTTCCAGGAAGAAAATACTTTGACTTCGAGTTATTTGGAAGAACAAAAGCCAAAAAGGGCGGCCCTTTCTGATATCACAAATTCGTTTAATAAAACTAATAAacagtttttcaaaaatcaaGGCATGAGgatggaaaagaagatcCACAAAGAACAGCccctcaaaaaaaatgaccGCTCGCCACCACTTAGACCTGCTCAGCCCCAAGAACTTCGTGTACATTCTTTGCCTAATGATCAAGGCAAAGCATCCCTATCTCTAGATCCTCGCCGTAACGTCTCCCAGCCGGTTAATTCAAAAGTAGAATCGCTATTGCAGGGATTGAAGcttaaaaaagaatcacCCTCTCACTGGACCCATGAGAGGGGTTCCTTGTTTATGAGTGGAGAtgcagaagatgaaaaacCTGTCAAAACCTCGGATGATTCGATTGAAAGTTCATACGGACATTTCACAACAGTAGCGACATCTTCAAGAGATCCCAGTGTTTTAGCAGAATCCAGTACGATTCAAAAACCACTGTTGTCTTTACCTTCTAGCTTTTTGAACACATCTATGACATTCAAAAATCTTAGCCAAATACTCGCtgatgatggtgatgatAGGCATCTAAGTGTACCGCATAATCAATCTAGAAGTGTAGCCATGTCACACCCTTTGCGAAAACAATCTGCAAAAATATCTTTAACCCCACGGTCTAATTTGAACGCTAATTTATCCGTTAAACGTAACCAGGGCTCACCTGGCTCCTATTTGAGCAATGATCTGGATGGAATCTCGGATATGACGTTTGCGATGGAGATACCAACAAACACTTTTACTGCTCAGGCAATTCAACTAATGAACAATGACATGGGCAATAATAAGCCTAGCGCATCACCCaaagtttcttctttttcaaagggCAAAGGAATCAAACAGGCAGACTACGTTACGAAGGAAAAAGGCGTGGATAATAGCGAAACTAATCATATTCCAGATTATACTGTACCAAACACATATGATGAAAAAGCCATTaacatttttgaagatgcGCCCTCCGATGAGGGGTCATTAAACACATCTTCGGAGAGCGATTCACAAGCAAGCGTGCATAGAAAAGCAGTGTCCATTGATACTTTGGCGACTACAAATGTTCTTACTCCTGCAACAAATGTTAGAGTAAGTCTTTATtggaataataataattccGGTATTCCCAGAGAAACTACTGAAGAAATACTTTCGAAACTCAGATTGTCACCAGAAAAACCTCCAAATCCATATGTGCAAAAGAGGTTTTCTTCCGCACGTGGTAGTCGTGATAGCAATGCACTAGGTATTTCCCAAAGTTTGCAGTCAATGTTCAAAGATTTGGAGGAAGATCAAGATGAACATACTTCCCAAGCTGATATGCTTGAATCAAGCATGATCTATCCAAATCGAAGACAATCTGAGGAAAGCGCTAATCCAAAACAAAGAGTGACAATGctttttgatgaagaggaagaagaatctaAAAAAGTAGGAGggggaaaaagaaaagaagagcaaaCAAGGTTGGGTAGTAGTATAGCCGAGGAGCCTTCCCAACTTGTGTTACCGGtggttcaaaaaaaggataatgCAGATATtacagaaaatatcaatctTAAAGTACCAAAAGCCTTGTCGCAGATTAAAGCCACGAAGGATATCGCTATGAAATCAGGCCCACCCGCGCATACAAAAACCCCGGTAAATACTGTGAAAagtgcaaaaaaatttgaagttgaagaagCGCCTGCCaatgataaaaagaatTGGTTTGTTAAACtattccaaaatttttcttctcataATAATGCTACTAAAGCATCTAAGAATCATGTAACGAATATATCATTCGATGACGCGCATATGCTAACATTAAATGAATTCAACAAGAATAGCATTGACTATCAATTAAAGAACCTGGATCATAAGTTTGGGAGGAAGGTGGTGGAATACGATTGCAAATTTGTAAAAGGTaacttcaaattcaaaattaaGATTAGCAGCTCACCTAATGCGTCGACGGTAATCActgtgaaaaaaagaagcaaacACTCAAACCCTACTTCCAGCAAAGCctttgaaaagtttaatAATGATGTAGAGAGAGTAATTCTTAATGCCGGACGTTCATAA
- the YPF1 gene encoding aspartic endopeptidase (Intramembrane aspartyl protease of the perinuclear ER membrane~similar to YKL100C), producing the protein MSKYLNSFIDHVSDWSSRAFGANSSSASQGASNKELEQVFEQINAIVENHNDNLATTFDKISYRVAHKIIHLVESHSLVFNYATLVLIASALVAIGSFTSISSIPFTALPPTREHPLFDPTDFDVDHDCHVIYSEDDEEKKKKKKSKRFFDMMDEKHAIILPLTSGCTLLALYFVIKKLHLNWLKYVAKILNFNITLLNIPAATFVYSYFLNSLFRNLSHFASWNPLVVLPRYRVTIADDNEDLNKIGGFVTNLNYEDVLTNSVVHKKTLDEIEKDHWMKHFYRRELLEPKDIKSKRQISNMYLNNVLIVSFVLSVISTAYFYLSPNDWLISDAVSMNMAIWSIAQLKLKNLKSGALILIALFFYDIYFVFGTDVMVTVATNLHIPVKLSLPVKFNTAQNNFNFSILGLGDIALPGMFIAMCYKYDIWKWHLDHDDTEFHFLNWSYVGKYFITAMVSYIVSLISAMVSSSIFNTAQPALLYIVPSLLISTTLVACWNKDFKQFWNFQYDTIEVDKSLKKAIENKEDSITYSTFILSEYYDDADKYALLVDDVTENFNDDEEFVQEEDFNDSSEEELSEEELSEEDPLDDESS; encoded by the coding sequence ATGAGCAAGTACTTGAATTCATTTATTGACCATGTTTCAGATTGGTCTTCTCGTGCCTTTGGGGCCAATTCATCAAGCGCCAGCCAGGGTGCGTCAAACAAGGAATTGGAACaagtttttgaacaaattaATGCTATAGTGGAAAACCACAATGACAACTTAGCTACTACCTTTGATAAGATATCATATCGTGTTGCTCACAAGATTATACACTTGGTTGAAAGCCATTCTTTAGTATTCAATTATGCTACTTTAGTTCTCATTGCAAGTGCTTTGGTCGCTATTGGGTCATTTACGtctatttcttctattCCATTTACAGCTCTACCTCCTACTAGGGAACACCCATTGTTTGATCCAACAGATTTTGATGTGGATCACGATTGCCATGTTATTTATAGCGAGGATGAcgaagagaagaagaaaaagaagaaaagcaagagGTTTTTTGATATGATGGATGAAAAACATGCAATTATACTACCCTTAACTAGCGGTTGTACTCTACTGGCTCTTTATTTTGTGATCAAGAAACTACATCTAAACTGGCTAAAATATGTGGCAAAGATTTTAAATTTTAATATAACACTGTTAAATATACCTGCTGCCACATTTGTCTACTCATACTTTCTTAACTCACTCTTCAGAAACCTATCCCATTTTGCTTCATGGAATCCCTTGGTTGTTTTGCCAAGGTACCGTGTGACAATAGCTGATGATAACGAAGACTTGAATAAAATAGGTGGGTTTGTTACCAATTTGAATTACGAAGATGTGTTAACCAACTCAGTCGTCCACAAGAAGACATTAGATgagattgaaaaagatcACTGGATGAAACACTTTTATAGAAGAGAGCTACTTGAACCCAAGGATATCAAATCGAAGAGGCAGATTAGTAACATGTATTTGAATAACGTATTAATTGTTTCGTTTGTTCTCTCCGTCATTTCTACCGCTTATTTCTATTTATCGCCTAATGATTGGTTAATATCTGATGCAGTCAGTATGAATATGGCTATTTGGTCAATCGCTCAactaaaattgaaaaatttgaaatcagGGGCCCTAATTCTAATTgctttgtttttttacgACATCTACTTTGTTTTTGGTACCGATGTAATGGTTACGGTAGCCACTAACCTTCATATCCCCGTGAAACTTAGCTTACCAGTAAAGTTTAACACCGCTCAAaacaatttcaacttttcgATCCTTGGTCTGGGTGATATTGCCTTGCCTGGTATGTTCATTGCCATGTGCTACAAGTATGACATTTGGAAATGGCACCTTGATCACGATGACACTGAATTTCACTTTTTGAACTGGTCATACGTTGGCAAATACTTCATCACTGCTATGGTTAGTTACattgtttctttaatatCTGCGATGGTCTCCTCATCCATCTTCAATACTGCTCAACCGGCTTTATTGTACATCGTTCCTTCCTTATTGATTAGTACTACTTTAGTGGCCTGCTGGAATAAAGATTTCAAGCAATTCTGGAACTTTCAATATGATACGATTGAGGTGGATaaaagtttaaaaaaagcCATAGAAAACAAGGAGGACTCTATAACTTATTCGACTTTTATCCTATCAGAATACTATGATGACGCTGACAAGTACGCCTTGCTTGTTGATGATGTAACCGAAAATTTtaatgacgatgaagagTTCGTGCAAGAGGAAGATTTCAATGACAGTTCTGAGGAAGAGCTTTCTGAAGAAGAGCTTTCTGAGGAAGATCCCTTGGATGACGAATCTTCTTGA
- the UTP11 gene encoding rRNA-processing protein UTP11 (Subunit of U3-containing Small Subunit (SSU) processome complex~similar to YKL099C) — protein MAKLVHDVQKKQHRERSQLTSRTRYGFLEKHKDYVKRAQDFHRKQSTLKVLREKAKERNPDEYYHAMHSRKTDTKGLLISSRHGNEEDESLSMDQVKLLKTQDSNYVRTLRQIELKKLEKGSKQLMFKSSGNHTIFVDSREKMEDFAPEKFFNTTSEMVNRSENRLTKDQLTQEILNNKNASSIMPKESLDKKKLKKFKQVKQHLQRETQLKQVQQRMDAQRELLKKGSKKKIVDPSGNTSFKWKKQRKR, from the coding sequence ATGGCTAAACTTGTGCATGATGTCCAGAAAAAGCAGCATAGAGAGCGCTCTCAACTAACTAGCCGTACCAGATATGGGTTTTTAGAGAAGCACAAGGATTATGTGAAACGTGCTCAAGATTTCCACAGGAAACAGTCCACTTTGAAGGTTCTCagagaaaaagcaaaagagaGAAACCCAGATGAATACTACCATGCTATGCATTCAAGGAAAACAGATACTAAAGGGCTGCTCATCAGCTCACGTCACGGtaacgaagaagatgagtCTCTTTCCATGGATCAAGTCAAATTACTCAAAACGCAAGATAGTAATTATGTGAGGACGTTGAGGCAAATagagttgaaaaaactGGAGAAAGGATCGAAACAGTTAATGTTCAAAAGCAGTGGGAATCATACAATATTTGTCGACTCTCGAGAGAAGATGGAGGACTTCGCCCCggaaaagtttttcaataccACCTCTGAAATGGTGAATAGGTCTGAAAATAGACTAACTAAGGACCAATTAACccaagaaattttaaacaATAAGAACGCTTCATCGATAATGCCCAAGGAATCATTagacaagaagaaattaaaaaagttcaagCAAGTCAAGCAGCATTTACAGAGGGAAACTCAATTGAAACAGGTCCAACAGAGAATGGATGCTCAAAGAGAACTGTTGAAAAAAggttccaagaaaaaaatcgtaGATCCCTCAGGAAATACTTCGTTTAAATGGAAGAAGCAACGGAAACGTTAA
- the MTC2 gene encoding Mtc2p (similar to YKL098W) — MGDHNLPDFQTCLKFSVTAKKSFLCMYRDGVPKEKLASSMPSSCNIQLKRAINDAYPDGGIKVTVMSSTTVSIDSLATTHVQDFEIVIIPDINSLSQPDQAKLVKIMRDSKMTSEKAQPRRIFIGVVHWNNPVPPSSAANDEDDASKAAPKTRIFLPTSLHIGAWLKHKFWFACAPPYLDFESSTESSIHTRADSGAGIAREEEQEPEGKKSVILNEEANLNDIFVGSTVKRYILDIMVHLRTHRLTYNAKAGGVYTNSLDDVVLLSRLIGLHSGKMFVSPSHVKEASKWYFPMHLELVQRSSMDSSLLYGSDPSLVDEMLEKLAKIKYEEVNEFENPLFLESLVVKNVLSKVVPPV; from the coding sequence ATGGGCGATCATAATCTGCCGGATTTCCAGACATGTTTAAAGTTCTCTGTTACTGCTAAAAAGAGCTTTTTATGCATGTACAGAGATGGCGTaccaaaggaaaagttAGCTTCTTCTATGCCAAGTTCTTGCAATATACAACTGAAAAGGGCAATTAATGACGCTTATCCGGATGGGGGAATAAAGGTCACGGTCATGAGCTCAACTACTGTAAGCATAGACTCATTGGCAACTACGCATGTTCAggattttgaaattgttatCATTCCAGACATAAATTCGCTTTCGCAGCCAGACCAAGCGAAATTAGTAAAAATTATGAGAGATTCCAAAATGACAAGCGAGAAGGCACAGCCAAGACGTATCTTTATAGGAGTTGTTCATTGGAATAACCCTGTGCCGCCTTCAAGTGCCGCCAATGACGAGGATGACGCAAGCAAAGCAGCTCCAAAAACACGCATCTTTCTGCCCACATCTCTACATATAGGTGCCTGGCTCAAACACAAATTCTGGTTTGCATGTGCACCGCCATatttagattttgaaagttcGACTGAGTCCAGCATTCACACAAGGGCCGACAGTGGCGCTGGGATAGCGAGGGAGGAGGAGCAAGAGCCTGAGGGCAAGAAGTCGGTCATATTGAATGAAGAGGCAAATCTGAACGATATATTCGTCGGGTCCACTGTAAAACGGTATATTCTGGATATTATGGTGCATTTACGAACACATAGGTTGACGTATAACGCCAAAGCCGGTGGAGTATACACAAATTCATTAGACGACGTAGTATTATTGTCTAGATTAATTGGCTTACATAGCGGCAAGATGTTTGTGTCACCTTCACATGTCAAAGAAGCGTCCAAGTGGTACTTCCCCATGCACTTAGAATTGGTGCAGCGCTCCTCCATGGATAGTTCGTTATTGTATGGTAGTGATCCCAGCTTAGTAGACGAAATGCTAGAGAAACTTGCGAAGATTAAATACGAGGAGGTTAACGAGTTCGAAAATccactttttttagaatCTCTCGTAGTGAAAAACGTATTGAGTAAAGTCGTGCCGCCTGTGTAA
- the CWP2 gene encoding Cwp2p (Cell wall mannoprotein that localizes to birth scars of daughter cells~similar to YKL096W) produces MQFSTVVSVAFVALANFVAAESAAAISQITDGQIQATTTATTEATTTATPSSTVETVSPSSTETISQQTENGAAKAAVGMGAGALAAAAMLL; encoded by the coding sequence atgcaattcTCTACTGTCGTTTCCGTTGCTTTCGTCGCTTTGGCCAACTTTGTTGCTGCTGAATCCGCTGCCGCCATTTCTCAAATCACTGACGGTCAAATTCAAGCTACCACCACTGCTACTACTGAAGCCACTACCACTGCCACCCCATCTTCCACCGTCGAAACCGTTTCTCCATCCAGTACCGAAACCATTTCTCAACAAACTGAAAACGGTGCTGCTAAGGCCGCTGTCGGTATGGGTGCCGGTGCTCTAGCTGCTGCTGCTATGTTGTTATAA
- the CWP1 gene encoding Cwp1p (Cell wall mannoprotein that localizes to birth scars of daughter cells~similar to YKL096W), producing MKFSTTLSVALFTLAKMVIADSEEFGLVSIRSGSDLQYLGVYSDNGTLKLGSSSGSFEATITDDGKLKFNDDKYAVVNEDGSFKEGSESDAATGFSIKDGHLNYKSSSGFYAIKDNSSYIFSSKQSDDATGIAIRPTGKTGSVVADFSPSDSNSSSSSSASASSSTESAKTSSAAAVSSASSAAASVISQITDGQIQAPNTVYEQTENGGAKATVGMGAGALAAAAAFLL from the coding sequence ATGAAATTCTCTACTACTTTGTCTGTCGCTTTATTCACCTTGGCTAAGATGGTCATTGCAGACTCCGAAGAATTCGGCCTGGTGAGTATCCGTTCTGGTTCAGATTTACAATATTTGGGTGTCTACAGTGATAACGGCACTTTGAAACTTGGAAGCAGCAGTGGCTCATTTGAGGCTACTATCACCGATGATGGTAAGCTGAAATTTAACGATGACAAGTATGCTGTCGTCAACGAGGACGGTTCCTTCAAAGAAGGTTCTGAGAGCGATGCTGCCACCGGTTTCTCCATTAAGGACGGCCATCTAAACTATAAGAGCTCATCTGGGTTCTACGCTATCAAGGACAATTCGTCTTACATTTTCTCTTCTAAGCAATCAGACGATGCTACCGGTATTGCTATTAGACCAACCGGCAAGACTGGATCTGTTGTAGCAGATTTTAGTCCAAGTGACtctaattcttcttcctcttcatctgCTTCTGCATCATCTTCTACAGAGTCTGCTAAAACTTCCAGTGCTGCAGCAGTTTCCTCTGCTAGCTCCGCAGCTGCTTCTGTTATCTCTCAAATTACTGATGGACAAATTCAAGCTCCAAACACTGTTTATGAACAAACAGAAAACGGGGGTGCCAAGGCTACTGTCGGAATGGGTGCTGGTGCTTTAGCAGCCGCAGCCGCTTTCTTGTTATGA
- the YJU2 gene encoding mRNA splicing protein YJU2 (Essential protein required for pre-mRNA splicing~similar to YKL095W) yields the protein MSERKAINKYYPPDYNPLEAEKLSRKMARKLKTMNKSHASIRLMTPFSMRCLQCNEYIPKSRKFNGKKELLKEKYLDSIKIYRLTISCPRCANSIAFRTDPGNSDYVMEVGGVRNYVPQKPNDGRNPKAAAESIDETLQRLVREKEIEQNGTMGIKDQVGDKMDLLEKRLAKIQQEQEDDEELENLRKKNLEMSQRAEMISRSNHLQQEKAVTADDLDNIAEQAFDNHRRRSSKSDKNNDEKRAPLFNPTSNKGKIQKKSSPRTNPLGIVVKRGKSLK from the coding sequence ATGtctgaaagaaaagctaTAAACAAGTACTATCCGCCGGATTACAATCCGttggaagctgaaaagtTGTCTAGGAAGATGGCCAGGAAACTAAAGACCATGAATAAGAGCCATGCGTCGATTAGGTTAATGACCCCATTTAGTATGAGATGTCTACAATGTAACGAATACATTCCCAAAAGCAGAAAATTCAATGGTAAGAAGGAACTGCTGAAGGAGAAGTACTTGGACTCCATTAAGATATATAGGCTAACCATTTCATGTCCGCGTTGTGCCAATTCCATTGCATTTAGAACAGACCCTGGTAATTCAGATTATGTAATGGAAGTGGGAGGCGTAAGAAACTATGTCCCACAGAAGCCGAATGATGGTCGGAACCCTAAAGCAGCTGCCGAAAGTATAGACGAGACACTGCAACGCTTGGTgagagagaaagaaatagagCAGAACGGGACGATGGGCATAAAGGACCAAGTGGGTGACAAAATGGATCTGCTAGAAAAAAGACTGGCCAAAATTCAACAAGAGCAAGAGGATGACGAAGAACTTGAGAATttgaggaagaaaaatcttgaaatgAGCCAGAGGGCAGAAATGATAAGCCGCAGCAATCATTTACAGCAGGAAAAAGCAGTAACGGCTGATGATCTGGACAACATCGCGGAGCAGGCATTCGATAACCACAGGCGGCGTTCCAGTAAATCTGACAAAAACAATGATGAGAAGAGGGCTCCATTGTTTAATCCTACATCCAACAAgggaaaaattcaaaagaaaagctcTCCGCGCACAAATCCGTTAGGGATAGTTGTAAAACGTGGAAAGTCTCTAAAGTGA